The Eubacterium sp. MSJ-33 genomic sequence ATCGCCGCAACAATACAGATGACCGTTCCCATCGAAATCGCAACGGTCATCCCCTTTAACCCGTTCTGACCGGTTAGTTTCAGCACGAAGGATGAAAGCAGCAATGTTGCGATTGCCATGCCGGATACCGGATTGTTCGAAGAGCCGACAAGACCGACCATCCGCGCACTGACGGTTGCAAAGAAGAATCCAAACACTGCAATAAAAAGTGCCATCGGTACAGACAGCCGGATCTGCGGCATCACGCACAGGATCAATAAGATTGCCACGATTCCAATAATCACATACCGCATTGGAATATCTCGCTCCGTCCGTTCCTTTCCCGCACTTCCGTAACCACGCACCGCCTTGCGGAAAGTCGTCACGATCAGCGGCAGCGTCTTTACAAGACTGATGATTCCTCCTGCCGCAACTGCTCCGGCTCCAATATAGCGGATATAGTTTCCCCACAACTCCCATGTGGATAATGTCTCTATCGCCTTTGTTGCCGGAAACAGGATATTAGCACCTCCAACCAGTACAAATGCAGGCATCAGCACAAGCCAGCCAAGCACAGCCCCGCTCAAGAGATACGAAGAAACTCGTGCACCGCAGATATATCCTACACCGACCAATGCCGGGAGTACATCAATACCAAAGCCTGCTCCGCGCAGCTTCCGGCTTTTAAAATCCACTTCACTCGGAAACAGCTTCAATCCATCTGCTAAGAATTTATAGATGGTTGCTGCGAGCAATCCTTTTAATACCTTCTTCGCTTTTTCGCCGCCCTCTTCTCCCGCAAGCAATACCTTCGAACAGGCAGTTCCTTCAGGGTATGGCAGACGTCCGTGTTCTTCCACGATTAATGCATGGCGAAGAGGTACCATGAAAAGCACGCCAAGCAAACCGCCACTTATGGCAAGCATCGCAATCGTAAAAAAAGACGGCATTGCCGTGCCATGCTCCTTCGCCCACATAAACAGTGCCGGAAGTGTAAAGATCGCGCCTGCCGCCAGTGATTCTCCTGCGGAACCAATCGTCTGTACCATGTTATTTTCCAGAATCGAATCCCGTTTTAACAGCAAACGCACGATTCCCATCGAGATCACGGCTGCCGGGATGGATGCCGATACTGTCATACCGACACGTAATCCCAGATAAGCATTCGCCCCTCCAAATATAACAGCAAGCAGCACCCCTAAAATAAAGGATGTCGGTGTAAATTCCATTGTTTTCTTCATTGTCTGTTTCTCCCTATTTTTTCTTCTTCACAAATACAGTTTTTCCTATTTTTTCTGCATACATACATTGACTTTTTCCATCCTTCTTATGTATAATTATGGATAGAAAACGCAAAAGACAGACTCATTTCGCGACAGAAGGGAGCGTATATTTATGAACAAACAGGTCATTATTTCAATCGGACGAGAATATGGAAGTGGCGGACATGTGATTGCTGAAATGATTGCCAAGCATTACAACATCCCACTTTATGACAGAAACATTTTAGACGAGCTTTCTAAGGAAACCGGAAATTCTTACGATGTCTATAAAAAGTACGATGAAAAGCCAGCCAATCCATTTATAACAAGAACGGTTCTGGGACAATCGAATTCCGTAGAAAAAATCATAGCAGAAATGCAGTTTAATTTTCTAAAGGAAAAGGCAAAAAGTGGTGAGTCCTATGTTGTGCTCGGTCGTTGTGCAGAAGATATCCTGCAAGACAACAAGGGACTGATTTCCATCTTCCTGGTTGGTGATACCGATGTGAAGCAACAACGAATCATGGAAGTCAATCATGTATCTGCAGAAGAGGCACTCACAAAGATGAAACGCCACGATAAAAGCCGGAAACAGTACCACAATTCCTTCTCTTCCGGCAAATGGGGAGATTCCCGCTACTATGATGTCTGCATCAACACAAGCCGTCTGGGACTGAAAGCTTCTGCGGAAGAACTGATTCGCTATATTGATGCCAGAGTGGCAGCCATGTAATATATCTTACGGCATTCAATCATTTCTATCAACAGAATATAAAAATAAAGAGAAATCCGGACCATGGGCACTCCCCATTGTCCGGATTTTTCTTTTTATCATTCGTTAATTATCTGCGAAGTCTGCGTTTTTGTTTGTATCCTGTGTACCGGCGTTTTCTCTCATAATATGCCCGTAACTTTTCTGCAACCAGAGTAAGATACCGGAATAAGGATTCCGCTGCAAATCCGAACACAACCATCAACAATATACACCGGTTTGACATATCACTTAGTGCAAACAGCTTCTTCAGGAATATCCCGGAGAATACAAGTCCGAATATATTCAGGAAGATCACGCCGTACTTCATCTTATTGAGCGGTTCGCTGATCTTAAATAAAATCATAAATCCAACAACCGACAAAACCAGTGTTGAGGCTGTCGCCACACTCGCATCCGGAAGTCCGAATACCGATCCAAGCATGACAAGGGCTCCGACTGCAATCACATCGGTCAGACCGCCCGGCAGTGCCTTAAGCAGCACATTCGTGATAAACCTGCCTTCAATCCGGTTCTTGTTCGGCTCTAATGCAAGCAGGAATCCCGGTGCGCCGATTGTGAACATACTGATCAAGGATACCTGCGCCGGTTCAAGCGGATATGTGATCATCAAAACCATCGAGAATACTGCCATCAACAGAGAAAATATATTCTTTACAAGGAACAAACTCGCTGACCGCTGTACGTTATTAACGACACGCCTTCCTTCATACACAACATCCGGCATATGTGCAAAATCCGAATCCAGCAATACAACCTGTGCTGCCTGCGCTGCTGCCTCACTTCCCGATGCCATCGCCACGCTACAGTCTGCATCCTTCATCGCTAAAATATCATTGACACCATCCCCGGTCATCGCAACTGTATGTCCTTTGATCTGCAATGCCTTCACAAGCTTCTGTTTCTGCTTCGGTGTCACACGTCCAAAGACCGTGTACTGCTCGACCGCATCCCTAAGCTTCGCCGCTGTATCAAGTGTAGTCGCATCCACGTAATTCTCTGCGCCCAGGATTCCTGCCTGCAGCGCAACCTCAGAAACTGTTCCCGGATTATCACCGGAGATAACCTTGATTGCCACGCCCTGATCGTTAAAATATTCGAATGTCTGCTTCGCATTTGCCCGGATCGGGTTCGCAAGCACGACAAATCCAAGTGGAATCACTTCTTCGGTAAGTCCATGCTTTAAATCGGTTCCTGCATATTTCGCAAAAATCAGGACACGGTCACCGGTTTTTGTGAAGGTTGAAATTTCTTTTTCCACGGTTGCATACGCATCACCCATGACAAATTCCGGCGCCCCTAATATATACGTTCCCTCGGTAAATACGATTGCACCGTATTTCGTCGTCGAAGAAAACGGATACCGTTCCACAACGGTCCGGCTTGGTGCCACACTCTCATTTCCGGCAAATGTCCGAAGCGCCTGCATCGTTGCATTGTTGTCGTTCGATGCAAGGGTATAATCCACAAGTAATTCCTGCAATTCCTCCGGTGTGTGCAGTAAATTTTTTCCATTCTTGCTACATATGATCTGCTTGACATTCATCGTCGGCTCGGTGATCGTACCGGTCTTATCCACGCACAGCACATCGACACGCGCAAGTGCTTCGATGCTCTTCATATCATGCAGCAGCACCTTCCGGCTGGCAAGCTTCATGGTGCTGAGAGCCAGTGCGATTGTCGTAAGTAAATATAATCCCTCCGGGATCATACCGATGATCGCCGCAACCGTTGCTGTCACACTCCGCCGGATCGTCTCGTGGTTGATAAAATGGCTCTGATAAAACAGTAGAAGTCCAATTGGGATGATAACGATACCAACCCATTTGACGATCTGGTTGATTGAGCGGATCATCTCGGACTGCTCGCCGCTTCCCATCGTCTTTGCTTCCTGTGAGAGCTTCGCGATGTAGGATTCATTTCCGACGTGCGTGAGTTCGGCATGGCATTGTCCCGATACGACAAAGCTTCCTGAGAACAGTTCGTCGCCGGGATTTTTCTCTACCTCGTCCGCTTCTCCGGTAAGCAGCGATTCATTGACCTGCACGTTTCCTTCCACAACGACTGCATCTGCGCAGATCTGGTTGCCCGCCTCCAAGATGATCTCATCATCCTGTACGAGCTGTTCGGTTTCAATCTTCTGCTTCACGCCGTCCCGCACGACGATGGCGTGCGGTGCATTCAGCAGGTTCATCTTGTCCAGTGTCCGCTTCGCGCGGATCTCCTGTATAATTCCAATCAATGTATTGCCGATGACGATCGGCAGGAAGGTCAGGTTCCGGAAGGAACCGACCAGACAGAGTAAGACCGTAATGATCAAAAAGATCAGGTTAAAATATGTGAATGTATTGGAGACGATAATCTCCTTCGTTGTTTTATCGGTAGACAGGTCGCTCTCGTTCGTTAGTCCCTGATCGATCCGCTCCTGTACTTGTTGCTGCGTAAGTCCCATAATCTTCTCCTTTTTGAAAATACCCTTGCTGCATCCTGCAATCTGATTCTGTATAGTATATTCCTGCAACTATGTTTGCATATGCATATCCCAAACATAGTTGCAGGAATTACACATACAGAACCAGATTGCAATATACTTTTCGTATTTTCAACTCTTCTTATGCCTTAATTCTATATACTTTCCAAATTATTACATATGATAGCACAGGAGATTTGCTGAAACAACGCAAATTCTATGAACTTTTGGTGAATCTTAGGAAACGGCGGTACAACAAAAATCCGGCAATCGATGTAATAATATCCGTAACCGGAAATGTCAGCCAGAAGAAGTTTAGCCCGATTCTTGAAAATGCATACCCAAGCGGCACAAATAAAAATACCGTTCTTACCACCGTAAGCATACTGCTTGTAAACGCCTTTCCAACCGCCTGAAAGAACACCGGAAATGTCAGCGATGTCACAAGCGGAATAAAGCTCACCGCAATGATACGGAATGCCACCTTCCCGATACGGATCACTTCTGCGTCATGCGAGAATACATGCAGCATCTGTCCCGGTATCAGTTCAAAGCAAAGCACGCCAAGCATCATCAGTGACATTCCATACACAAGTGCCAGCGATAATGTTTTCTTGCAACGGTCGATCTTCATCGTCGCATAGTTGTAACTTAAAATTGGAACGATGCAGGTCTGCATCGCCCCAAGCGGGATGAAGAAAAACGCCTGCCATTTGTAATAAAGTCCAAGTACTGTCACCGCCTGATCAGAGAAGGTTGCAAGTACCATATTGAGACCAAATATATAGAACGTGTACGCAGACTGCATCAGGATATTCGGGATTCCCATCTTATAAATCTTGCGGATATCCGGCAGATATACAGATAACGCCGGCGACCTCCGGAATCCTCTGCGCATGACGATCAGCGCCGCTACGATCTGACCAACGACGGTTGCTGCCGCAGCACCTGCGATTCCCATCTTCGGCAATCCAAACATACCAAAGATCAGAAGCGGATCTAGTACGATGTTTGTAACCGCACCAGCAATCTGCGCGATCATGGGCGTCTTCATATCGCCGTTTGCCTGCAGAATCTTCGTCCAGATACTCTCCAGAAAAAGTCCAAAAGAAAAGACGCATACAATCCGTCCATACATCACAACTTCTTTGATTACTTCTGCGGACTCCGTCGACATCTTCGCGTACGCTGGCATAAAGAAGTAACAGAACACAGCGAATACTGTCCACATAAGCAGAGAAAGCGGCGTTCCGATCCCACCGATCTCGTCCGCCTTTTCATCCTCAGACAAGCCTAAGTAATGCGCCATACACGTATTGATACCAACGCCGGTTCCCACCGCAAATGCGATCATCAGAAGCTGGATTGGATAGATGATGGATAGCGCAGTCAGTCCGCTCTCGGAATACCGCCCGACAAAGAAGCTGTCCACAATGTTATAAAGTGCCTGTATCAGCTGCGCCAGCATCACAGGCGGTGCCATCTTCCATAGTATTTTACTGATTTTCTCTGTACCAAACATCTGGCTGTCTTGTTTCATGTTTTACCATTCCTCGCTGTCCCACAAGATTGTGAATGGTCCATCGTTCTCCAGCTCTACCTTCATGTCGGCGCCAAAGCTTCCACATTCTACTTTTCCAAATGTCTCCACGCACTTCGCCTTGAAATACTCATACATCTCCTCAGCAAAGTCCGGTGCCCCCGCCTTGACAAAGCTTGGTCGGTTTCCTTTCTTGCAGTCCGCATATAATGTGAACTGGGATACGACCAGCACTTCTCCACCTACATCGATAATTGACAGGTTCGTCTTGCCCTCTTCGTCTGCAAAGATCCGGAGGGTTGAAAGCTTCTTCACATAGCGGTCCGCCATCTCCTTTGTATCTCCCTCTGCCACACCGAGCAGAAGCAGATAGCCCTTGCCGATGCTTCCGATTGTCTCTCCATCTACTTTTACGGATGCGTGATTGACACGCTGTATTACAATTCGCATGATTTTTCTCCTGTTGTTCTTGTTTAATTTTTCGACAGAAATCAGATATTCTATTTTGTTGTTATCTGTCTCTGTTTCCGTCAAGTAACCCTATTATACATATGCTTTTTCCTTGTTTCAACCATGTTTTTCTTTCTCTTTTTTTCCCTTGGAGCAATCTTCCGGTTTTGCACACTTCTGCTCCTACCCGCTTGCTTTCCTTTTCCTTCCACTTGGAGTAATCTTCCGGTTTAACCCACTTCTGCTCCTACCCGCTTGCTTTCCTTTTCCTTCCACTTGGAGTAATCTTCCGGTTTAACCCACTTCTGCTCCAACCCGCTTGCTTTCCTATTCTTCCCTCTTGGAGCAATCTTCCGGTTTTGCACACTTTTGCTCCAACCCGCTTGCTTTCCTATTCTTCCCTCTTGGAGCAATCTTCCGATTTTGTACACTTTTGCCCCAATTTACCAGCTCCCGCAACTTCACCCATTGGAGCAAATTTTCTATTTTAGGAAAATTCCCCCAATCCACGCATATACTTTCTCAGGACATAGTATAAATTTCCAAAAAATCCATAAACTATATACATATCTGCATAATCTGATTAAATCAAGAAAGGACAAACCAACATGAAATTCAAAACCAACGCCATCCGCTTTCTCTTTATCTCCATCCTCGGAGTGCTGCTGCATTTCACCTATGAATGGTCGGATCAAAACCGCATCGTCGGGCTGTTCTCTGCCGTCAACGAATCCACATGGGAGCACTTAAAGCTGCTCTTCTTCCCGATGCTTCTGCTCACGCTGGTCGAGCTGTTCTCCTTCCACGAAAAAATGCCGGCAAATTACCTCTGGGCACGCACCATCGGCATCTTGTCCGGCATGATTTTCATCGTCGCAGTCTTCTATACACTGAACGGCATCCTTGGAAAAAACTACGACTGGATCAATATTGCACTATATTTTGCAGGCGTTATCTTCGCCCTCTTTGTCGAAAATGATGTCTACCGAAATGGGAAGGCAGAAAAGCTCATCCTTTCTTCCGCGATTTTGCTCCTCTTAACCGCGGCATTTTTCACCTTTACGGAATATCCGCCACAGCTCGGCATCTTTCAGGAAATGAGCAACTAAAAAGTACCCGGATCACCGAATGGATCACGGGTACGGTCTTGCGAATAAATTCTTAACAGAAAACGATATTTTTAACGTTCCTCCTTAATCATAAGCAGGCATCCGGCAAGCAACAGAACACAGGATATCCAGATTGCATGCACGCCGATCTGCATCGAGCAAATTCCCCCGGCACCGGCACCGACTGCAAAGATCAATATGAT encodes the following:
- a CDS encoding OPT family oligopeptide transporter — translated: MKKTMEFTPTSFILGVLLAVIFGGANAYLGLRVGMTVSASIPAAVISMGIVRLLLKRDSILENNMVQTIGSAGESLAAGAIFTLPALFMWAKEHGTAMPSFFTIAMLAISGGLLGVLFMVPLRHALIVEEHGRLPYPEGTACSKVLLAGEEGGEKAKKVLKGLLAATIYKFLADGLKLFPSEVDFKSRKLRGAGFGIDVLPALVGVGYICGARVSSYLLSGAVLGWLVLMPAFVLVGGANILFPATKAIETLSTWELWGNYIRYIGAGAVAAGGIISLVKTLPLIVTTFRKAVRGYGSAGKERTERDIPMRYVIIGIVAILLILCVMPQIRLSVPMALFIAVFGFFFATVSARMVGLVGSSNNPVSGMAIATLLLSSFVLKLTGQNGLKGMTVAISMGTVICIVAAMAGDTSQDLKTGFIVGATPWKQQVGELIGAAVSGLAIGGVLYLLQAAWSFGDSELPAPQATLMKLVVEGVMGDYLPWSLILIGVFIAVAVEIVGIPVLPFSIGLYLPIHLSTAIMVGGLLRLFYERKKNETYVQDGILFSSGLIAGEGLIGILLAVTTVLGISTKFDLSVYGVSLGSAGSLAAFLILLVVMICEIKKQEKM
- a CDS encoding DUF6512 family protein, coding for MKFKTNAIRFLFISILGVLLHFTYEWSDQNRIVGLFSAVNESTWEHLKLLFFPMLLLTLVELFSFHEKMPANYLWARTIGILSGMIFIVAVFYTLNGILGKNYDWINIALYFAGVIFALFVENDVYRNGKAEKLILSSAILLLLTAAFFTFTEYPPQLGIFQEMSN
- a CDS encoding MATE family efflux transporter; this encodes MKQDSQMFGTEKISKILWKMAPPVMLAQLIQALYNIVDSFFVGRYSESGLTALSIIYPIQLLMIAFAVGTGVGINTCMAHYLGLSEDEKADEIGGIGTPLSLLMWTVFAVFCYFFMPAYAKMSTESAEVIKEVVMYGRIVCVFSFGLFLESIWTKILQANGDMKTPMIAQIAGAVTNIVLDPLLIFGMFGLPKMGIAGAAAATVVGQIVAALIVMRRGFRRSPALSVYLPDIRKIYKMGIPNILMQSAYTFYIFGLNMVLATFSDQAVTVLGLYYKWQAFFFIPLGAMQTCIVPILSYNYATMKIDRCKKTLSLALVYGMSLMMLGVLCFELIPGQMLHVFSHDAEVIRIGKVAFRIIAVSFIPLVTSLTFPVFFQAVGKAFTSSMLTVVRTVFLFVPLGYAFSRIGLNFFWLTFPVTDIITSIAGFLLYRRFLRFTKSS
- a CDS encoding cation-translocating P-type ATPase, with translation MQEYTIQNQIAGCSKGIFKKEKIMGLTQQQVQERIDQGLTNESDLSTDKTTKEIIVSNTFTYFNLIFLIITVLLCLVGSFRNLTFLPIVIGNTLIGIIQEIRAKRTLDKMNLLNAPHAIVVRDGVKQKIETEQLVQDDEIILEAGNQICADAVVVEGNVQVNESLLTGEADEVEKNPGDELFSGSFVVSGQCHAELTHVGNESYIAKLSQEAKTMGSGEQSEMIRSINQIVKWVGIVIIPIGLLLFYQSHFINHETIRRSVTATVAAIIGMIPEGLYLLTTIALALSTMKLASRKVLLHDMKSIEALARVDVLCVDKTGTITEPTMNVKQIICSKNGKNLLHTPEELQELLVDYTLASNDNNATMQALRTFAGNESVAPSRTVVERYPFSSTTKYGAIVFTEGTYILGAPEFVMGDAYATVEKEISTFTKTGDRVLIFAKYAGTDLKHGLTEEVIPLGFVVLANPIRANAKQTFEYFNDQGVAIKVISGDNPGTVSEVALQAGILGAENYVDATTLDTAAKLRDAVEQYTVFGRVTPKQKQKLVKALQIKGHTVAMTGDGVNDILAMKDADCSVAMASGSEAAAQAAQVVLLDSDFAHMPDVVYEGRRVVNNVQRSASLFLVKNIFSLLMAVFSMVLMITYPLEPAQVSLISMFTIGAPGFLLALEPNKNRIEGRFITNVLLKALPGGLTDVIAVGALVMLGSVFGLPDASVATASTLVLSVVGFMILFKISEPLNKMKYGVIFLNIFGLVFSGIFLKKLFALSDMSNRCILLMVVFGFAAESLFRYLTLVAEKLRAYYERKRRYTGYKQKRRLRR
- the dtd gene encoding D-aminoacyl-tRNA deacylase: MRIVIQRVNHASVKVDGETIGSIGKGYLLLLGVAEGDTKEMADRYVKKLSTLRIFADEEGKTNLSIIDVGGEVLVVSQFTLYADCKKGNRPSFVKAGAPDFAEEMYEYFKAKCVETFGKVECGSFGADMKVELENDGPFTILWDSEEW
- a CDS encoding AAA family ATPase; amino-acid sequence: MNKQVIISIGREYGSGGHVIAEMIAKHYNIPLYDRNILDELSKETGNSYDVYKKYDEKPANPFITRTVLGQSNSVEKIIAEMQFNFLKEKAKSGESYVVLGRCAEDILQDNKGLISIFLVGDTDVKQQRIMEVNHVSAEEALTKMKRHDKSRKQYHNSFSSGKWGDSRYYDVCINTSRLGLKASAEELIRYIDARVAAM